In Cicer arietinum cultivar CDC Frontier isolate Library 1 chromosome 7, Cicar.CDCFrontier_v2.0, whole genome shotgun sequence, a single window of DNA contains:
- the LOC113787732 gene encoding uncharacterized protein, whose amino-acid sequence MAPYEALYEHKCQTILCWYKNGESMIVGPEMVQYREGQEDKRENEDLARPFEQGDLVFLRVAPTTGVGRAIKSRKLTSKFIKPYQITARTKPVVYQIALPPILSNIHDVFHMSQLRKYISDPSQVNEPNTIQLKENLSFEVY is encoded by the coding sequence atggcaccatatgaggctctGTATGAGCACAAGTGCCAGACAattttgtgttggtataagaacggtgaaagtatgattgtaggaccTGAGATGGTGCAATACAGAGAAggtcaagaagataaaagagaaaatgaagatcTCGCAAGACCTTTCGAGCAGGGTGACCTGGTGTTTCTGAGAGTCGCACCTACAACTGGAGTTGGCAGAGCCATAAAATCAAGGAAATTAACCTCAAAATTTATCAAACCATACCAAATTACTGCACGAACTAAACCTGTGGTTTATCAGATTGCGTTGCCTCcaatactgtccaatattcacgaTGTATTTCACATGTCGCAATTAAGGAAATATATTTCAGATCCATCACAAGTGAACGaaccaaacacaattcaactaaaggaaaacttgtcattcgaagtttATTGA